The Halorhabdus sp. BNX81 genome includes a region encoding these proteins:
- a CDS encoding DNA-directed DNA polymerase, with product MTDSGEQRGLGAFADDDRPAAEARAVAGNGGHEASVVDADEWRYPEADGTVELAVTQVDYTIEGSGSDEYPVVHVFGRTADRELLHVQVYEFRPYFYAPADNVDEDRLASYDSVTGWERTDDNGEPYESIRGEELVRIFGQTPRDVGQIRDDFDHYEADILFPNRLLIDKDITSGVRVPDRRTENGTIRIPHDEIEAIDYDADARVNTFDIEVDDRSGFPEDGEEPIICLTSHDSYRDEYVVWLYDSPVGIDPPEALEQYEPLEDDFEADVRVFEEEERMLEAFLEYIDETDPDILTGWNFGDFDAPYFIDRLQELDPGTDRNLDMNRLSRVNEVWESDWQGPDIKGRVVFDLLRAYKRTQFTELDSYRLEDVGQEELGAGKETYTGDIGTLWEEDPERLLEYNLRDVELCVELDRKQDIIAFFEEVATFVGCKLEDAPTPGDAVDMYVLHKAFGNFVLPSKGTVESGEEFEGGAVFEPISGIKEMVSVHDLKSLYPMCMVTINASPETKVDPETFDGETFRAPDPSGQHFRKEPDGIVREMVEELLSEREEKKALRNDHEPGTEDYELYDRQQGAVKVIMNSLYGVSGWDRFRLYDKDNAAAVTATGRAVIEYTESAVNDLGYDVTYGDTDSVMISMGTDMSVEDAIDRSFEIEEAINASYDEFASETLNAEEHRFQIEFEKLYRRFFQAGKKKRYAGHIVWKEGKDVDDIDITGFEYQRSDIAPITKRVQKEVLDLIVTEGDVEAVTEYLHDVIADFQAGNVDIEDVGIPGGIGKRLNNYDTDTAHVRGAKYANELLGTNFQRGSKPKRLYLKKVHPEYFRRIEDERGLDPSRDLIYGEFKRDPDVICFDVAEQIPEEFEVDWEKMLEKTLKGPIARVIEALGVSWQEVKSGQEQTGLGQYM from the coding sequence ATGACCGATTCCGGGGAGCAGCGCGGGCTTGGCGCGTTCGCCGACGACGACAGACCGGCTGCCGAGGCACGTGCAGTCGCGGGCAACGGCGGCCACGAGGCGAGTGTCGTCGACGCCGACGAATGGCGATACCCCGAGGCCGACGGTACCGTCGAACTCGCGGTGACGCAGGTCGACTACACGATCGAGGGGAGTGGGAGCGACGAGTATCCCGTCGTCCACGTTTTCGGACGCACCGCGGATCGGGAACTCCTCCACGTGCAAGTCTATGAGTTTCGACCCTACTTCTATGCGCCGGCCGACAACGTCGACGAGGACCGACTCGCGAGTTACGACAGCGTCACCGGCTGGGAACGCACCGACGACAACGGCGAGCCGTACGAGTCCATTCGTGGCGAGGAACTCGTCAGGATCTTCGGCCAGACGCCGCGGGACGTCGGGCAGATCCGTGACGACTTCGATCACTACGAGGCGGATATTCTCTTCCCGAATCGCCTCCTCATCGACAAGGACATCACCAGCGGCGTCCGGGTTCCCGATCGTCGCACGGAGAACGGAACGATCCGGATCCCACACGATGAGATCGAAGCCATCGACTACGACGCCGACGCGAGAGTCAACACCTTCGACATCGAGGTCGACGACCGGTCGGGTTTCCCCGAGGACGGGGAGGAACCCATCATCTGTCTCACGAGCCACGACTCCTATCGCGACGAGTACGTCGTCTGGCTGTACGACTCGCCGGTCGGGATCGACCCGCCGGAGGCCCTCGAACAGTACGAACCGCTGGAGGACGACTTCGAGGCGGATGTCCGCGTCTTCGAGGAAGAGGAGCGGATGCTCGAAGCGTTCCTCGAATACATCGACGAGACCGATCCGGACATCCTGACGGGCTGGAACTTCGGCGACTTCGACGCGCCGTATTTCATCGACCGCTTGCAAGAACTCGACCCGGGGACCGACCGAAACCTCGACATGAACCGGCTCTCCCGGGTCAACGAGGTCTGGGAGAGCGACTGGCAAGGCCCGGACATCAAGGGCCGGGTCGTCTTCGACCTGCTACGGGCGTACAAGCGGACGCAGTTCACCGAACTCGATTCCTACCGCTTAGAGGACGTCGGCCAGGAGGAACTCGGCGCGGGGAAGGAGACGTATACGGGTGACATCGGGACGCTGTGGGAAGAGGATCCCGAGCGACTCCTCGAGTACAACCTCCGTGACGTCGAGTTGTGTGTCGAACTCGACCGCAAACAGGACATCATCGCCTTTTTCGAGGAGGTAGCCACCTTCGTCGGGTGCAAACTCGAGGACGCCCCGACGCCGGGCGATGCCGTCGACATGTACGTGTTGCACAAGGCATTCGGGAACTTTGTCCTGCCCTCGAAGGGCACTGTCGAGTCCGGCGAGGAGTTCGAGGGCGGGGCCGTCTTCGAGCCGATCAGCGGCATCAAGGAGATGGTAAGTGTCCACGACCTGAAGAGCCTCTACCCGATGTGCATGGTAACGATTAACGCATCCCCGGAGACGAAGGTCGACCCCGAAACCTTCGACGGGGAGACGTTCCGTGCACCGGACCCTAGCGGCCAGCACTTCCGGAAGGAACCCGACGGGATCGTCCGTGAAATGGTCGAGGAATTGTTGTCAGAACGCGAAGAAAAGAAAGCCCTTCGAAACGATCACGAGCCCGGAACCGAGGACTATGAGCTCTATGACCGCCAGCAAGGTGCTGTCAAGGTCATTATGAATAGTTTGTATGGCGTTTCGGGGTGGGACCGATTTCGCCTGTACGACAAGGACAACGCGGCGGCCGTGACCGCGACGGGGCGAGCGGTCATCGAGTACACGGAGTCGGCCGTCAACGATCTCGGCTACGACGTGACATACGGCGATACTGATAGCGTTATGATAAGTATGGGGACGGACATGTCCGTCGAGGACGCCATCGACCGTTCGTTCGAGATCGAGGAGGCGATCAACGCCTCCTACGACGAGTTCGCCAGCGAGACGCTCAATGCTGAGGAGCATCGGTTCCAGATCGAGTTCGAGAAGCTCTACCGGCGCTTTTTCCAGGCGGGCAAGAAAAAGCGCTATGCGGGCCACATCGTCTGGAAGGAGGGCAAGGACGTCGACGACATCGACATCACAGGCTTCGAATACCAGCGCTCTGACATCGCACCGATCACCAAGCGCGTCCAGAAGGAAGTTCTGGATCTGATCGTCACCGAGGGCGACGTCGAGGCCGTCACGGAGTACCTCCACGACGTGATTGCGGACTTTCAGGCGGGCAACGTCGACATCGAGGACGTCGGTATCCCCGGCGGGATCGGCAAGCGCCTGAACAATTACGACACCGACACGGCCCACGTTCGGGGGGCGAAGTACGCCAACGAGCTCCTGGGGACGAACTTCCAGCGGGGCAGCAAGCCGAAACGGCTCTACCTCAAGAAGGTCCATCCCGAGTACTTCCGCCGGATCGAGGACGAACGTGGTCTCGATCCCTCCCGGGATCTCATCTACGGCGAGTTCAAGCGTGACCCGGACGTGATCTGCTTCGACGTCGCCGAACAAATCCCCGAGGAGTTCGAGGTCGACTGGGAGAAAATGCTGGAGAAAACACTCAAAGGCCCGATCGCCCGCGTTATCGAGGCGCTGGGCGTTTCCTGGCAGGAAGTAAAGAGCGGCCAGGAACAGACGGGACTCGGACAGTATATGTGA
- the rad50 gene encoding DNA double-strand break repair ATPase Rad50: MRFERVRLEHFKCYADADLRLERGVTVFHGVNGSGKSSLLEACFFALYGARALDRTLDELVTIGAEEATVELWFAHGGESYHIKRRVRVRDDRATTVECVLDESDGVVEGARDVRERVASLLRMDHEAFINCAYVRQGEVNKLINATPSERQDMIDDLLQLGRLEDYRKRASDARVGVGRVLEGKRESLSQLESQIKAKEEKELHEQLNAAESALATIREELDRYDDQRETARETLDDAKSILEEYEQRREELDEIESEIEELTETIESTERKREALGDEISDRRDRREEISDRIESGLDATELSSDTDRDAVDALIDTLEERDDEIRDEIEQHRLDLQRHRENAESEREDATDAEERAAENREQAEELESGLEETRTDLEDRRERLAELDSEIESIEETFTDAPVELGNAESFHEEIADELDAVKSDLTSLETTIESLEGDIEEAQDLLDAGKCPECGQDVEEAPRVETLEDDRERLADLRAEREELEETRESVEARLDRAETLVEQESERDRLLEKRETLAELIAERENSIEETEERIETLRAEADELDSQAEQHRESAEESENEAEECREAIAECNERRGELADRIDGLEDIVADFERLDALTDEIETRQERREQLDEMNDERRDRLGTLRERRSELADAIDEDRLAEARDDKKRAETYLEEVVEEIDDREEQRDELQARIGAIENEIEELESLRERREGLAETVEHLESLYEEAEQLQEMYGQLRAELRQRNVETLEWMLNDTFDLVYHNDAYDRIELATDYHLTIYQKDGEALDPDQLSGGERALFNLSLRAAIYRLLAEGIEGAAPTPPLILDEPTVFLDSGHVSQLLELIEYMREEIGVEQIVVVSHDDELVDAADDLVYVAKDATTNRSRVERRNSPELPAD, from the coding sequence GTGAGGTTCGAGCGCGTCCGGTTGGAGCACTTCAAGTGCTACGCGGACGCCGATTTGCGGCTGGAACGCGGCGTGACGGTCTTCCACGGCGTCAACGGCAGCGGAAAGTCATCGCTGCTCGAAGCCTGCTTCTTTGCGCTGTATGGCGCTCGCGCGCTCGATCGAACCCTGGACGAACTCGTCACGATCGGGGCCGAGGAGGCGACGGTCGAACTCTGGTTCGCTCACGGTGGCGAGTCCTACCACATCAAACGCCGGGTCCGCGTTCGAGACGATCGAGCGACGACCGTCGAATGCGTCTTGGACGAATCTGACGGCGTGGTGGAGGGGGCCAGAGACGTTCGCGAGCGCGTCGCGTCGCTGCTCAGGATGGACCACGAGGCCTTCATCAACTGTGCGTACGTCCGCCAGGGCGAGGTCAACAAGCTCATCAACGCGACGCCGAGCGAACGCCAGGATATGATCGACGACCTCCTCCAGCTCGGCCGCCTCGAAGACTACCGAAAGCGTGCCAGCGACGCCCGGGTCGGCGTCGGGCGGGTGCTGGAAGGCAAACGTGAGTCCCTCTCTCAGCTGGAATCTCAAATCAAGGCCAAGGAGGAAAAAGAGCTTCACGAGCAGCTCAACGCCGCCGAGAGCGCACTCGCGACGATCCGGGAGGAGCTCGACCGCTACGACGACCAGCGCGAGACCGCCCGCGAGACGCTCGACGACGCGAAATCGATCCTCGAGGAGTACGAACAGCGCCGCGAGGAACTCGACGAGATCGAAAGCGAGATCGAAGAGCTGACTGAAACGATCGAATCGACCGAGCGCAAGCGGGAGGCACTCGGCGACGAAATATCCGATCGCCGGGACCGCCGCGAGGAAATCAGCGACCGGATCGAATCCGGGCTCGACGCGACCGAGTTATCGAGTGACACGGATCGGGACGCCGTCGATGCCCTGATTGATACCCTCGAAGAACGCGACGACGAGATTCGCGACGAGATCGAGCAACACCGTCTCGATCTCCAGCGTCACCGTGAGAACGCCGAGAGTGAACGCGAAGACGCCACTGACGCCGAGGAGCGTGCCGCCGAAAATCGCGAGCAGGCTGAGGAACTCGAATCGGGCCTCGAAGAAACACGCACTGATCTCGAGGACCGCCGAGAGAGGCTCGCAGAACTGGACAGCGAGATCGAATCGATCGAGGAGACGTTCACGGACGCACCTGTCGAACTCGGCAACGCGGAGTCGTTCCACGAAGAAATCGCCGACGAACTGGACGCCGTCAAGAGCGATCTGACCTCGCTCGAAACGACGATCGAGTCCCTCGAAGGCGACATCGAGGAGGCCCAGGACTTACTCGACGCCGGAAAGTGTCCCGAGTGTGGCCAGGACGTCGAGGAGGCACCGCGCGTTGAGACGCTCGAAGACGATCGCGAACGGCTGGCCGACCTTCGGGCCGAGCGCGAGGAGTTAGAGGAGACCCGCGAGTCAGTCGAGGCGCGGCTGGACCGTGCCGAGACACTGGTCGAGCAGGAAAGCGAACGGGATCGGCTCCTGGAGAAACGCGAGACGCTCGCGGAGTTGATCGCGGAACGCGAGAATTCGATCGAAGAAACCGAGGAACGCATCGAAACACTTCGGGCTGAAGCCGACGAACTGGATTCCCAGGCCGAACAGCACCGCGAGTCCGCCGAGGAATCCGAGAACGAAGCCGAGGAGTGCCGGGAGGCCATCGCCGAATGCAACGAGCGGCGTGGCGAACTCGCCGATCGGATCGACGGGCTCGAAGATATCGTCGCGGACTTTGAGCGGCTGGACGCCCTCACCGACGAGATTGAGACCCGTCAGGAGCGTCGCGAGCAACTCGACGAAATGAACGACGAGCGCCGCGACCGCCTCGGGACCCTTCGGGAACGCCGCTCGGAGCTAGCCGACGCCATCGACGAGGACCGACTGGCCGAGGCCCGAGACGACAAGAAACGTGCCGAGACCTATCTCGAAGAAGTCGTCGAAGAAATCGACGATCGCGAAGAGCAGCGGGACGAACTCCAGGCACGCATCGGGGCCATCGAAAACGAGATCGAGGAACTCGAATCGCTCCGCGAACGGCGGGAGGGGCTCGCCGAGACGGTCGAGCATTTGGAGTCCCTCTACGAGGAGGCCGAGCAGTTACAGGAGATGTACGGACAACTCCGGGCGGAACTGCGCCAGCGCAACGTCGAGACCTTGGAGTGGATGCTCAACGACACGTTCGATCTCGTCTACCACAACGACGCCTACGACCGGATCGAACTTGCGACGGACTACCACCTCACGATCTACCAGAAGGACGGCGAGGCACTCGATCCCGACCAGCTTTCGGGCGGCGAACGCGCGCTGTTCAACCTCAGCCTGCGGGCGGCGATTTATCGGCTGCTGGCCGAGGGGATCGAAGGGGCTGCGCCCACCCCGCCGCTGATCCTCGACGAACCGACGGTCTTCCTCGATTCCGGTCACGTCTCGCAGTTGCTGGAGTTGATCGAGTACATGCGCGAGGAGATCGGCGTCGAGCAGATCGTGGTCGTCAGCCACGACGACGAGTTGGTGGACGCCGCCGACGACCTGGTGTACGTCGCGAAGGACGCAACCACCAACCGCTCGCGCGTCGAGCGTCGCAACAGCCCGGAGTTGCCGGCTGATTAG
- the mre11 gene encoding DNA double-strand break repair protein Mre11, with protein MTQVLHTGDTHLGYRQYHSPERQGDFLSAFQQVIDDAIEADVDAVVHAGDLFHDRRPRLQDILGALGTLRDLDAADIPFLAIVGNHEGKRDAQWLDLFESLELAIRLDENPTVIGDTAFYGLDFVARAARDDLEYDFEPHDASHAALVSHGLFQPFSHGDWDATEILEGSSVDFDAMLLGDDHTPARREVGGTWLTYCGSTERASASEREARGYNLVTFDDGVDIRRRSIETRPFVFVDLELAAGEGTERVRTRVGQHDLEDAVVIVTIEGEGERVPPATIEEFARERGALVARVNDRREIEEEAAYDVSFADPDDAVRDRIDQLGLSPAASELDEVVRASKVADSNVDDSVESRVRELVDEGDAEQFEPAPAEGDRETDDGDNMEAGDSDDTEGSDSDDEPAGDSIADAPAEDGTESEGSEANDTQANGERTDGPDQPNDGQTEKDGNQPNDEQTDDGEGQATMGEYL; from the coding sequence ATGACGCAGGTGCTCCATACGGGCGACACGCATCTTGGCTACCGGCAGTATCACTCGCCGGAGCGCCAGGGGGACTTTCTGTCCGCCTTTCAGCAGGTGATCGACGACGCGATCGAGGCGGATGTCGACGCCGTCGTCCACGCTGGCGACCTCTTTCACGATCGACGCCCCCGGCTGCAGGACATTTTGGGTGCGCTGGGAACGCTGCGAGACCTCGACGCAGCCGATATCCCGTTCTTGGCGATCGTGGGTAACCACGAGGGCAAGCGCGACGCCCAGTGGCTCGACCTCTTCGAATCGCTGGAGTTGGCGATCCGACTCGACGAAAACCCGACCGTCATCGGCGATACCGCTTTCTACGGACTGGACTTCGTCGCCCGGGCCGCCCGCGACGACCTGGAATACGACTTCGAACCGCACGACGCGTCCCACGCCGCACTGGTCTCTCACGGCCTGTTCCAGCCGTTCTCTCACGGTGACTGGGACGCAACCGAGATCCTCGAAGGATCCTCGGTCGACTTCGACGCGATGTTACTCGGCGACGATCACACGCCAGCCAGACGCGAAGTCGGCGGGACCTGGCTCACGTACTGTGGGTCGACCGAGCGGGCGAGTGCGAGCGAACGCGAAGCGCGCGGGTACAATCTCGTGACGTTCGACGACGGTGTCGACATCCGTCGGCGATCAATCGAAACGCGACCGTTCGTTTTCGTCGACCTCGAACTCGCCGCAGGCGAGGGGACCGAGCGCGTCCGGACCCGGGTCGGGCAGCACGACCTCGAAGACGCCGTGGTGATCGTCACCATCGAGGGCGAAGGTGAACGCGTCCCGCCGGCCACGATCGAGGAGTTCGCCCGCGAGCGGGGCGCGCTGGTCGCCCGGGTCAACGACCGCCGCGAAATAGAGGAGGAAGCTGCCTACGACGTGAGTTTCGCAGACCCCGACGACGCCGTCCGCGACCGTATCGACCAGCTTGGGCTCAGTCCCGCCGCGTCGGAACTCGACGAGGTCGTTCGGGCCAGCAAAGTTGCGGATTCCAACGTCGACGATTCGGTCGAATCCAGGGTCCGTGAACTGGTCGATGAGGGAGACGCCGAACAGTTCGAACCCGCGCCGGCCGAAGGCGACAGGGAAACCGACGACGGGGATAACATGGAAGCCGGCGACAGCGACGACACAGAGGGCAGCGACAGCGACGACGAGCCGGCTGGCGACAGTATCGCGGACGCACCGGCTGAAGACGGGACTGAGTCGGAGGGCTCGGAAGCGAACGATACGCAAGCCAACGGCGAGAGGACAGATGGCCCAGACCAGCCGAACGACGGGCAGACCGAGAAAGACGGAAACCAGCCGAACGACGAGCAAACAGACGACGGTGAGGGGCAGGCAACCATGGGTGAGTACCTGTGA
- a CDS encoding winged helix-turn-helix domain-containing protein — translation MSITEPSQGETAQNPGWDAVSDLPPSAKLVAKSLEYQGSLTQSQLSEETLLPSRTVRYALSRLEDVGVVESRFSFSDARKRVYSLAIE, via the coding sequence ATGAGCATCACGGAACCGTCACAGGGCGAGACAGCACAGAATCCCGGTTGGGACGCAGTGTCGGACCTCCCGCCGAGCGCCAAACTCGTCGCGAAGTCCCTCGAATACCAGGGCAGTTTGACACAGAGTCAACTCTCCGAGGAGACGCTGCTGCCGTCTAGAACGGTCCGGTACGCACTCAGTCGACTCGAAGACGTCGGCGTCGTCGAGTCACGGTTCTCGTTTTCGGACGCTCGCAAGCGCGTCTACTCGCTCGCGATCGAGTGA
- a CDS encoding proteasome-activating nucleotidase: protein MTDTVDDVDQPYDDDVSKQEKIEALEEQLDVLESQNEEMRDELLDANAENNKYKQKLERLTHENKKLKQSPLFVATVQELTEDGVVIKQHGNNQEALTEVTEEMREDIEPDDRVAVNNSLSIVKTLEDETDVRARVMQVDQSPDVNYTDIGGLDDQVSEVRETVEMPLKSPEMFDEVGIDPPSGVLLHGPPGTGKTMLAKAVANQTDATFIKMAGSELVHKFIGEGAKLVRDLFELARQHEPSVLFIDEIDAIAAKRTDSKTSGDAEVQRTMMQLLSEMDGFDERGDIRIIAATNRFDMLDRAILRPGRFDRLIEVPKPDETGREQIFKIHTRGMNLAETVDFAAIAAEATDASGAEIKAICTEAGMFAIRDDRTEVTEADFRDAWEKIQAEENDEEVSKTFA from the coding sequence ATGACAGATACGGTGGACGACGTCGACCAGCCGTACGACGACGACGTGTCCAAACAGGAGAAAATCGAGGCGTTAGAGGAACAGCTCGACGTTTTGGAGTCCCAAAACGAGGAGATGCGTGACGAGTTGCTCGACGCCAACGCCGAGAACAACAAGTACAAGCAGAAACTCGAGCGGCTGACCCACGAGAACAAGAAACTCAAGCAGTCGCCGCTGTTCGTGGCCACGGTCCAGGAACTCACTGAGGACGGCGTCGTGATCAAGCAGCACGGCAACAATCAGGAGGCCCTGACAGAGGTCACCGAGGAGATGCGCGAGGACATCGAACCCGACGACCGCGTCGCCGTCAACAACTCGCTGTCGATCGTCAAGACGCTGGAGGACGAGACTGACGTTCGGGCCCGCGTGATGCAGGTCGACCAGAGCCCGGACGTCAATTACACGGATATCGGCGGACTCGACGATCAGGTTTCGGAAGTGCGTGAAACCGTCGAGATGCCGCTGAAAAGCCCCGAGATGTTCGACGAGGTCGGGATCGACCCGCCGAGCGGCGTCCTGCTGCACGGTCCGCCGGGGACGGGCAAGACGATGCTCGCCAAAGCCGTCGCCAACCAGACCGACGCCACCTTCATCAAGATGGCCGGCTCCGAGCTGGTCCACAAGTTCATCGGCGAGGGCGCGAAGCTCGTTCGTGATCTGTTCGAACTCGCCCGCCAGCACGAACCATCGGTGCTGTTCATCGACGAAATCGACGCGATCGCCGCCAAGCGGACGGACTCAAAGACCAGCGGGGACGCCGAGGTCCAGCGGACGATGATGCAACTTCTTTCGGAGATGGACGGCTTCGACGAGCGTGGCGACATCCGGATCATCGCCGCGACCAACCGCTTTGACATGCTCGACCGGGCGATCCTCCGGCCCGGCCGCTTCGACCGCCTCATCGAAGTGCCCAAACCCGACGAGACCGGCCGCGAACAGATCTTCAAGATCCACACGCGTGGCATGAACCTCGCCGAGACTGTCGACTTCGCGGCGATTGCGGCCGAAGCGACCGACGCCAGCGGGGCCGAGATCAAGGCCATCTGTACCGAGGCCGGGATGTTCGCGATCCGCGACGACCGGACCGAAGTCACCGAGGCCGACTTCCGGGACGCCTGGGAGAAGATCCAGGCCGAGGAGAACGACGAGGAAGTGTCGAAGACCTTCGCCTGA
- the hisC gene encoding histidinol-phosphate transaminase yields MDTRDLSSHTIYRAGRGIEETARELGVDPEALIKLSSNENALGPSPKAVAAIREHAEALHSYPKASHADLGEALAERWDVTPAQIWLANGGDGAMDCLARAMIDPGQAALVPDPDFTYHSMSVRYHHGEVHTYPLVEDDGFAQSPDRILDAYDGERMLYLTSPHNPTGSMVSLDEIEEIADRTDEETLIVVDEAYGEFADRPSAVELVEKREDVAVVRTFSKVYGLAGLRLGYAITPAEWADAYERINTPFSASEIACRAGLAALEDDDHVDAITDIVEWAREYYDDELDAKTYESGGNFVLVEVGDASRVAQATKERGVIVRDCSSFGLPEHIRVSCGTREETKTAVETINEVL; encoded by the coding sequence ATGGACACACGGGACCTGTCGTCGCATACGATCTATCGAGCGGGGCGGGGGATCGAAGAGACGGCCCGCGAACTCGGCGTCGATCCCGAGGCGCTGATCAAACTCTCCTCGAACGAGAACGCCCTGGGGCCGAGCCCGAAGGCCGTCGCGGCGATCCGGGAGCACGCCGAAGCGCTTCACTCCTATCCCAAAGCCTCCCACGCCGATCTGGGCGAGGCACTTGCCGAGCGCTGGGACGTCACGCCTGCCCAGATCTGGCTCGCCAACGGCGGCGACGGCGCGATGGACTGCCTCGCCCGGGCCATGATCGATCCCGGACAGGCCGCGCTCGTCCCGGATCCGGACTTCACCTATCACTCGATGAGCGTCCGGTATCACCACGGCGAGGTCCACACCTACCCGCTCGTCGAGGACGACGGGTTCGCCCAGTCGCCGGATCGGATTCTGGACGCCTACGACGGCGAGCGGATGCTCTACCTCACGAGCCCGCACAACCCGACCGGCTCGATGGTTTCCCTCGACGAGATCGAGGAGATCGCCGACCGGACCGACGAGGAGACGCTGATTGTCGTCGACGAAGCTTACGGCGAGTTCGCCGACCGCCCGAGCGCCGTCGAGCTGGTCGAGAAGCGCGAGGACGTGGCCGTGGTACGGACGTTCTCGAAGGTCTATGGCCTCGCCGGGCTCCGGCTGGGCTACGCCATCACACCCGCGGAGTGGGCCGACGCCTACGAACGGATCAACACGCCCTTCTCGGCCAGCGAGATCGCTTGCCGGGCCGGCCTCGCCGCGCTTGAAGACGATGACCACGTGGACGCAATCACGGATATCGTCGAGTGGGCACGGGAATACTACGACGACGAACTCGACGCGAAGACCTACGAGAGCGGCGGGAATTTCGTCCTCGTGGAGGTCGGCGACGCCAGCCGGGTCGCACAGGCGACGAAGGAACGCGGCGTGATCGTCCGGGACTGTTCGAGCTTCGGCCTCCCCGAGCACATCCGTGTCTCCTGTGGGACACGCGAGGAAACGAAGACGGCCGTCGAGACGATCAACGAGGTGCTTTAG
- a CDS encoding adenylate kinase family protein — protein sequence MRVAVTGTPGTGKTTATEQVDALDVIHLNQVIDREGFIQGVDDERGSSIADLDAIESWLDGRDDILIESHLAHHVPVDRVIVLRCHPETIEQRLRERGESPESAQENAESEALDVVLTEAVDAHGPNSVYEIETTERLPETVADEIEAVIAGDREPNPGVVSYIEYL from the coding sequence GTGCGCGTTGCCGTGACCGGAACCCCGGGGACGGGCAAGACGACCGCGACCGAGCAGGTCGACGCACTCGACGTGATCCACCTCAACCAGGTGATCGACCGCGAGGGGTTCATCCAGGGCGTCGACGACGAGCGCGGCTCGAGTATTGCCGATCTCGATGCCATCGAGTCGTGGCTCGATGGTCGCGACGACATCCTGATCGAGAGTCACCTCGCCCACCACGTCCCCGTGGACCGGGTGATCGTCCTGCGGTGTCACCCCGAGACGATCGAGCAGCGACTCCGGGAGCGTGGCGAATCGCCCGAGAGCGCCCAAGAGAACGCCGAGAGCGAAGCCCTGGACGTGGTCCTCACCGAGGCCGTCGATGCCCACGGACCCAACAGCGTCTACGAGATCGAGACGACCGAGCGTTTACCCGAGACCGTCGCCGACGAGATCGAGGCAGTCATCGCGGGGGATCGTGAACCGAATCCAGGTGTCGTTTCCTACATCGAGTACCTATGA
- a CDS encoding CDP-alcohol phosphatidyltransferase family protein, translated as MTLDQLRPLSDRLLEPFVAVSVRLGLTPNLVSVLALLVAGGAAGAFYLGGAEPVWYVVAAGLVFANGWLDLLDGGIARELGTDSSAGDLLDHVFDRYADLLLLIGLAAGIDRWDLGVAAITGVLMTSYLGTQAQAVGLDRVYGGLLGRADRLALMGFGALLAAVVTEPVSGLSVIGWLLVVFAVVGHLTALQRFYYAMGDLAGNGSDPDGDTE; from the coding sequence ATGACACTGGATCAACTGCGCCCCCTCTCCGATCGGCTGCTCGAACCGTTTGTCGCCGTCAGCGTCCGGCTCGGGTTGACGCCGAACCTCGTCAGCGTGCTCGCCCTTCTCGTGGCGGGCGGGGCGGCCGGGGCGTTCTATCTCGGCGGGGCCGAGCCAGTCTGGTACGTCGTGGCTGCCGGGCTGGTGTTCGCCAACGGCTGGCTGGACCTCCTCGACGGCGGGATCGCACGGGAACTCGGTACCGACTCGTCGGCCGGCGACCTGCTCGATCACGTCTTCGACCGCTACGCCGATCTGCTGTTGTTGATCGGCCTGGCTGCCGGGATCGACCGCTGGGACCTCGGCGTGGCCGCGATCACCGGCGTACTGATGACTTCTTACCTCGGGACGCAGGCCCAGGCTGTGGGCCTCGATCGTGTCTACGGCGGCCTGCTCGGTCGTGCCGATCGCCTCGCTCTCATGGGGTTTGGAGCCCTCCTTGCTGCTGTCGTGACCGAACCGGTCTCCGGGCTGTCGGTAATCGGCTGGTTGCTGGTCGTTTTCGCCGTCGTCGGTCATCTTACCGCACTCCAACGGTTCTACTACGCCATGGGCGACCTCGCCGGGAACGGCTCGGACCCTGACGGGGACACCGAATAG